From the genome of Burkholderia pyrrocinia:
GCTGCAGCATCGGATGGACATTGCCGCGCCAGCGCGCGCCAGTAAACAGCCCGTAGTGATCGCAATCGTCGATATCGACGCGATGGCGCTCGTCGGCCGCGAGGCCGCTGCACATGTCGAGTGCCGCATGCGTCTGGCCGGCGCCCGTGACCGCATCGCATCGGCCTTCGACGGTCAGCAGCGTGACGCCGTGCAGCGCGGCAGGCTCGACGCGCCGTCCGCCCACGTTCCACGTGCCGTTCGCGAGGCACATGCGCTGGAACACGATGTCGACCGTGTCGAGGAAATATTCGGCCGGCATGTCGAGCAGCGCCGTGTATTCGAGCAGCGCGCGCCGCGCACCGGCGAGCGCCGCCATGTCGAAGCGCGTCGCGGCCAGCGCGTACGCCTCGATCAGCGACATGAAGCGTTGCGGGTACATCAGCGCGATTTCGCCCTGCTGGAGATAGGTCGGGAACACGTGACGGCCGTGCCCCGCGAAGCCGGGGGGCACGATGTCGATCAGGTGGCGGCGGCACCAGTCGAGCGGGCGGGTGGCCGCGGCGGTGCCGAGCGCGCTCGGATTCAGGCGCGCGTCGAGCGGGCCGCCGATCAGCGTGACGCTCGCGGGCGGCGCGAG
Proteins encoded in this window:
- a CDS encoding polyhydroxyalkanoate depolymerase, with amino-acid sequence MWYALVEQQREWMRAWREATRHAFDAWPAATLPHAASSCYDDLFEPLLGQPVGPPRFDIARPAIGERVAACTPFCDLRHFTRADAQRTVLLCAPLAGHAAVMMRETVETLLADGDVCVTDWRNARDVPLASGRFGLDEYVATLDGFVDGLALDDRPLHVVAVCQATVPALGALALRAARGLAPPASVTLIGGPLDARLNPSALGTAAATRPLDWCRRHLIDIVPPGFAGHGRHVFPTYLQQGEIALMYPQRFMSLIEAYALAATRFDMAALAGARRALLEYTALLDMPAEYFLDTVDIVFQRMCLANGTWNVGGRRVEPAALHGVTLLTVEGRCDAVTGAGQTHAALDMCSGLAADERHRVDIDDCDHYGLFTGARWRGNVHPMLQRVFALAEAGRPRPRSRRIRRT